Within Paenibacillus sp. RUD330, the genomic segment CTGTACGACGGTCGGCAGTTCAAACAGTTCCCCTCCCCCATCGGTTATGACTGGCGGGAACGAAATCTTCAGCAAACCCACGGTGAGCATGACTTCGAATGGGAATACGGTGGGCAGCGCGGTTTTGCTGGGACTCTGGCGATGTATGAAAGCGAGTTGGCGGAAAGCACCAAGGGCGATTCGAAGGCACATCCGGATGCTCGCCTGCGCGTCCTGATCGCACTTCACCAGTATGCACCTGGATCGGAGCATCAGATCGTCGTGGGGCAGCCCATCCGAACGCATACGCCGGAGCAAAAGCTTCAGATCAAGGAGATGCTGCAGGGCCGGCACGAGATCACCATCAACGGGGAGCGGCGCGTCATTGTCATCCGCCGATGCGAAGTGGCGGCCGAAGGAGTGGCAGCAGGACTCCTTGTTCCAAGCCTCGGCATCGTGCGGGTGATTGATATCGGGAGCGGCACGGTCAACCTCGGCACGCTGCAGGACCGGCGCTTCGTGGATCGAGCGAGCGATACGCTTGTGAACGGTATGGAGACGTTGCGGAATCCGGACCCAGTTGCTTTTGCACGAGCAATCATTGCACATGCAATCCGCTTGAAGTGGAAAAGCGACGACGTCGTCGTATTATGCGGCGGTGGAGCTGAAGCATTGCTACCCGACATCAGGATGCATTTCACGTCCGCGCAGCTGCTCAAGCCCGGCATGAATCTCTATGCAAACGTCGAGGCGTTCCATCTGATAGCAAAGGGGCTGTATGGAGGTGTCCAGTAGACGTATTGAAAAAATCCCTGTCTACTTCAGCCAGGACGATCCCGATCAGGTCGCTCTTTTCAAATGGGTGCAGACGAAGAAAAACCGCTCGGGCTACCTCAAGCGGCTGATTCAGCGGGATATGGATGCTTCATCCCCACAAGTGGGGACGTTCCCACTCTTAGTTTCAACGACGTCGTTGAATTCTCCGACGTCGGCGAGTTTGAGCTTTGATGCTGCGGGGTTTGTCTGAATCCTACCGTCGCTCTGCAAGGTATTCCCATCATGGCAAGACCTTTCGCAACTTGTTGCGAAAACGAGGAGGATTAAATATGAAGACGATCATCAATGGCAAGGATCCGGCGGAGCTGGCGGCAGAGGAGCAGAGGCGCATGGAGATCATCGAGGACTTTTGGGCGATCATTATCAGCCCGGGGCGGGCGGTCGTGTGGCTGCTAAGGAGCGTCCGGAAATAGAAAAACCGCCTGGGGCAGAATCCGGCTAGGGCGCTGCGGGCGGTTTACCCTCAGCATATGCGGCAGGATCAAAGAAGATGCCAGTACATCACGATTTGCGAGGAGGATATTTTATGGCGACATTAGCCATGCGGCCGACCGGCTACCGAATCGACCTGCGCCCGGCTGCTGCGGTTGCTCTGCCGGAGCCGACAAGGCACATGCTTATGGAGCGGCTGCAGGCCGGCGCAAAGATCGTTGTGGAGCATGTCGAACGGCACAAGCTTATCTACCGTGTCGGTGCGGTTACCATTATGGTGCTGCTCGGCGCCGGCGGATTGGACCAAGTCTTCGCGGCCAGCGACGCCTCCGGGCTCGGTCTGGATGTTGGCGCTCAGAAGCTCTACCACAAGCTCATCAGCATTGGAAAGTGGGTCATCATCATTAAAGGGGCCTTCGACACGATTCAGGCGACGGTGCAAGGTGACTTTGTGCAAGCACGAAAGTCCGGGCTCGCTTACCTCATGGTCTATGCGATCCTACTTGGGCTACCCTGGGCGTTTGGGCAAGTCGAGCTTCTCTTCGAGGGGATGTGAGCAGCATGCCGATGAAATTTCGCGTCAGTTCCGAATACGGCGTCCTCGAGGAGATCCGCGGCGGCCGGGAGCACCATGGTGTCGATCTGGCAATGCCGCAGGGGACGGAGCTGCACAGTATCACGTCCGGCACCGTGGAGCGGGTCGTCAATCATGGGGCCGACAACATCGGCCGCGGCGTCATTATCCGGACAGATAGCGGCGAGCTGCACGTATACGGCCACATGGACAGCGTCGCGGTGCATGCCGGCGAGCGGGTATTCCCCGGCGAGCTCCTTGGCATGAGCGGCAACACCGGGCACAGCAGCGGTCCGCATCTCCACTTTGGGCTGATAAAGGACGGCGGCTTTGCTGATCCGACTGGCCTGATCCCTGACCTGCAGCGTTACAGCGGCGAGATTGCCGGACCGTCCATCCTCGGCATCAAGGGGCCGGCGGGCTGGGTGGCCGACAAGGTCGTGGATCATGCGGCGGAGCATGTTGCGCACGGCGCTCGGGACCATATCCTCCATTGGCTTGCTGAGGCTGGCGGGGTACTTGTGGATCTCAGCTACGGCATCGGCCTGATCGGCTGCAGCGTGCTCATCATCCTTGGAGCGCTCGGCATGCGAGATGGCTACCGCTGGTCGGGGCTGGTCTTCGGGGCTTACTCTCTTATCCGACTGCTCGGAGGAGGGTTGAGTCGATGAAAGGCATTCCATTTACACAGCTGTTGCAGGTAGTCCGGCCGGAGTACGCCTTTCTGCGCATCAAGCCCAACAACGCCGTACGCAACCAAGGTACGCACAGGATCGCCCGCGCCATCGCCGCGCTTTACAAGGGCGCTCTGGCCAACATCAAAGCGGAGGAGCAGCGCGTCATCAAGGTGCTAGGCCGGGAGTTTGTCGTCGGCACGCGGTACAGCTGGACGCTGCCTGCAAAGGTTTCCTACTTCGTTTACATGGAGCAGAAAAAGGTCGAGTTCTACTTCATCGTCCCTCGGCCTCATCTCAGCTATCTACGCGAGAAGATGTCGGACGTCTGGGGGCAGGTGACGATCGAGGAGGTGAAGGAGCTGCCGGCATTCGGCGAGGGAGCTACACGCTACGAACTGATTTATGAGAAGGAAGATGCCTTGAGCCTTGCCGTCGATCGGCGGAGCAATGACCTGCTCAATTCCAATCTCAACGCCGTGGAGCTGCTGGAGGAGGGCGACCGGCTCGGAGTCTTCTACAACTTCCTGCCGGGCTCGCAGTTGTCCTGGCGTCATCTCTACAAGGCCACGATCGACAAGGTCAACCGCCGGCTGCCGGTAGAGCGCAACAAGATCGGATCGTGGTATCTGGCAAAGTACCTGCTCGCGGCCGGCAACGTCATCTTTAAGGAGATCGCGGAGGCGCTCGGCAGCGGGCACAAGACGTCCGGAGCATCCGGGGGTGGCGACTATATGGACTCGCTGCTCGACAGGCTCAATGGAGCGCGTAGAGTGTCGGAGAGCACGGCAAAGAAGGCCGCCGCGACCGTCATCGATACGCAGATTATCGTGATGGCAGAGAGCGTGGATGGCATGAGGCAGCGCAACGCTGCCCGGAGCCTTGCACAGTCCTTCGACACGGTCTCCGAGGACAACCGCCTGCAGTACCGCCCATACCGCCGGCAACTCGACATGACGGCCAGGGACATCCGCGCCGGGCGCAACAAGATAGGAGACGAGGAGGCGCAGTCCTTCATCGCCCTGGCCGGCCGCGACGTGCTGGAGCGCTACAACTTCATCGAGCGTGTAGAGACGCATGAGACGGAGGTGCCGGACGATCTCAAGCAAGGCGTCATGTGTATCGGCACCAACACCTACAGAGGCCATGACCAGGCTGCCTATTTATCGACCGATCGGGAGTATCAAAACCTGACGACCGTCCTGATCGGGCCGACGCGGGCCGGCAAGTCGACGCTGATCGGCAACCTGAGCCGGGACGCCATCGCTGCCGGGGAGTGCGTCATCATATTTGACTTCGTCGGGCAGTGTGAGCTTAGTCGAGAGGTGGCGGCGGCGATCCCGCCAGGCAAGACACTCATAATTGACTGCGCGGATCCTCGCCGGCTGCAGGGCATCGGCTATAACGAGGTAGGCAAGAGTGCAGATCCCTTTGAATCCTATGACGGCGCTAAGAAACAGACGACCCAGCTGCTGACGCTGGTCAACAGTATCAACGCGGAGGAAACCAAACTTTCGGCCAAGATGCAGCGATATCTAGTTAGCGCGGCCCTGGTGGCCTTTATCAGCGGCGGCAGCGTCCGGGACGTATTTGACTGCCTGCAGGATCACGAGACGAGGGAGCGCCTCATCAAAGCCGTGCCTGTGGCGCAGCGGGAGAACCTGCGCAAGTACATCCGATCGCTCGGCGAGCTGGACGACCGCGACAAGGGCGGCGTAATCACAGGCACCAAGGAGACGTATGTCGTCGGCATCATCGATCGCCTCAATCAGCTGGAGCAAAACGCATATATGGAAAGGATGCTCGACAAGGGGACCGCGGGGAACGTCGATTTGGTCGCGGAGATGCAAAAGAACCAGCTGATCTGCATCCGCATGCCGTCCGACATGTTTGGAACCGACAGCGAGCGGGACGTCTATACGACCTATTGGAGCACCAAGATATGGCTCGCTCTCCAGATGCGGAGCAAGCGGCTAGGGGGCGACCGGGCAAAGATGCTCAAGGTCAACCTGATCGTCGACGAGCTCTATCAGGTGCAGCATACGGAGCAGTTCATGCGCAGCAAGCTTTCCCAGTACGCCAAGTTTGGGCTCAAGCCGATCATCAGTGCCCACTACCTCAACCAAATCCGGCACATCCGGGATGAGCTGCGATCCGCCAATGCAAGCTACATGATTATATCGGGTGCTGACAAGAAGAACTTCGACGAGCTCAAGAGCGAGCTGTACCCGTACCAGGAAGAAGACCTGCTGAAGCTGCCGCGGTTCCACTCTCTCAACCTGATCAAAAATCAGGAAGGTTATGGTAGATTCATAACGCGACTTCCAAAACCAGTCCGCCCTCAATAAGCGGACTTTTTGCAATTGACTGTGAGTCTCAATCGAGACTATATTTAATGTATAAATAATGTCTCGTTCGAGACTTATAGGAAGGGAGAGGGAAATGAATAAAGGACCATTGTATCAAGTGCTGACTGCGGCTGAAGCAGCTGAGGTTTTGAACGTCACTCGACGTCAGATCGCAAGGCTTTGCAATCAAGGTAAGCTACAGCATAGAGACGCCCCAGGCGGGTTGCTGGTTTTAAAGAGCAGCATCGAGAGATATGCATCAAGGCGACGGACAGGAAAAGTAGATGACGAGGGCGAGGATGAAGGCTCATGATAGAAGCCGTTGCAGAGTTCTTGGGGTTCATGTTCTTCGGGTCAATTGAAGGATTCGCATTAATTGCATTGGTACTTGCCTTGTACCGTTTTAAGATTTCCGAATCATACTGGCCCGTTGGCATCACGGTATTCCTCATGACACTCCAGAGCTTTCTGCTACGGGAGGAACTTCAAATTGCTGTCCTTGTCCCAATCGTCAATGCAATTTTCATATCCTTGATGCTGACCATTTTTCTCAAAGTTCCAGCTCACTGGGCTCTATTCGTTTCATTAGCCGGGTACGTAGGGTACATCATTTTTCAGATTGTAATTTCAACGGCCTCATTCGGTGTCTTTTCTCAAGCTGCGGTCGAGGAAAGTTTGTTCAAGGGATACTTACTACAACTACTCACGGCTGCCCCCGTATATTACATTTCCAGGTATCTTTACTCAAGGGGCTTAGGCTTTTCGTTTGACTTCGATGAGAAGCGCTTAAAACATGAAGGAACGGTAATTGTAATCTCAGTCATAATTGTCCTAGTGTCTTTTGGGTTTGTTCTGTATAGTCGAGATCGCTTTCTAATGCTCGTTGTCTTGTTAGCAGCTATGGCGTTTTTCTTATACTATTCGATTATAAGGGAGCGAAAAGAATGAACGAACCCCTAGCATATAAAATCGCCGTTGCGTGGAAAGCTCTGATTCCTGACCACCCCATTTCTGTTCCTGTTTTAAAATTTTCAATCGAAATCTTTCTGAACCTCACCCCTATTATAATAACTACTCTATTGCTATCCCTACTAACGGGACAGACCTCAGAAGTTATAGCCGTTATGATCGGCTTTGGGATACTTCGACAGCTATCAGGTGGATTCCATTTTAAATCAAGCTTACAATGTTTCATCGTTTCAACCATTGGAATAACGATTTGTTCTTTAGTGAGTTTTCAAAATGAAGCTGCAATTATAAGCATTACGCTGTTAAATATTGTCCTTTTCGCTTTGTTTGCTCCTTCAAATATTGAAGGCCAGAGCCGGATTAAAAAGAGATACTATCCATTGCTCAAATTTTTATCTATAATCGTAATTGTAAGCTCATTGTTTACAAATTCATCAGAGATTGTAACTGCTTTTTTTATTCAGGGGTTGTCATTAATAAGGCTTAGAAGGAAGGAGGAGATTGTATGAAAAAAGCACTCGTGAAGGTTGCCTATCCGGCTGCGTCGCTATTTTCTTTGGTCGCGCTGATGTTCGTTTCGACAGCAAGTGTGTGGTTCGTTCATCAGGGTGATACCCCTGAAGAACTTCTCCGATAGGAGGCCGCCGCTATGATTTGTGATTCCACCCTATCCATAGCCGATAAGCCTGATCCTACAATGATGTTTAATGTAGATTTGCCTTTGATCCAATTCGTCTACTACGACCGGACAAAGGACGGGATTTGGGTTTACAATACTGTCCAAGACGGATTTCTTCCTGGGGCTCTCAAGTTTTGGATGAACATGATTGAGTCAACAGGCTTTACTGGACTTTTTGATGTCGATCGCAACTTGAGAGTCAATCCTGGGCATGTCACCTTGATGGACCAGAAGTATG encodes:
- a CDS encoding accessory gene regulator B family protein — its product is MNEPLAYKIAVAWKALIPDHPISVPVLKFSIEIFLNLTPIIITTLLLSLLTGQTSEVIAVMIGFGILRQLSGGFHFKSSLQCFIVSTIGITICSLVSFQNEAAIISITLLNIVLFALFAPSNIEGQSRIKKRYYPLLKFLSIIVIVSSLFTNSSEIVTAFFIQGLSLIRLRRKEEIV
- a CDS encoding M23 family metallopeptidase; protein product: MPMKFRVSSEYGVLEEIRGGREHHGVDLAMPQGTELHSITSGTVERVVNHGADNIGRGVIIRTDSGELHVYGHMDSVAVHAGERVFPGELLGMSGNTGHSSGPHLHFGLIKDGGFADPTGLIPDLQRYSGEIAGPSILGIKGPAGWVADKVVDHAAEHVAHGARDHILHWLAEAGGVLVDLSYGIGLIGCSVLIILGALGMRDGYRWSGLVFGAYSLIRLLGGGLSR
- a CDS encoding ParM/StbA family protein codes for the protein MSIIGIDAGGSAVKLYDGRQFKQFPSPIGYDWRERNLQQTHGEHDFEWEYGGQRGFAGTLAMYESELAESTKGDSKAHPDARLRVLIALHQYAPGSEHQIVVGQPIRTHTPEQKLQIKEMLQGRHEITINGERRVIVIRRCEVAAEGVAAGLLVPSLGIVRVIDIGSGTVNLGTLQDRRFVDRASDTLVNGMETLRNPDPVAFARAIIAHAIRLKWKSDDVVVLCGGGAEALLPDIRMHFTSAQLLKPGMNLYANVEAFHLIAKGLYGGVQ
- a CDS encoding cyclic lactone autoinducer peptide, with the translated sequence MKKALVKVAYPAASLFSLVALMFVSTASVWFVHQGDTPEELLR